In one Candidatus Hydrogenedentota bacterium genomic region, the following are encoded:
- a CDS encoding DUF1573 domain-containing protein, protein MWTWLAAVLPGFFFVAACSGGSNDRAQKSLFEFGNVVEGERIRHIFELKNNTDVELAINEMAASCGCTAVKPSSRTLAPHSTIEFAVELDTRGKSGRTSAKVLVALSDNSTREFNLSGYVYNKVLPPLDFKSVTNSESVVRSFDLNWPVKSEFAIAEIIYDRELFDVRTEDHSREKTSTISVSLVPGVPYGVFNSVVEIRTNSPEQPSYTLSVMGYVEHPIEIISDRLAAGMLDPGRTTVLTAEFKAPYGGVLTVKNAKYVTGISGAWRFLGERDDIYLLEFELIPPESPEEKVAIATLQVEASVGEYTRTFEIEGMGIVTRTTPVAEKTP, encoded by the coding sequence ATGTGGACGTGGCTTGCGGCGGTGCTACCTGGATTCTTCTTTGTTGCGGCTTGCTCAGGCGGATCGAATGACCGAGCACAAAAGAGTTTATTCGAGTTCGGCAATGTAGTGGAAGGGGAGCGAATTAGACATATCTTTGAGCTGAAAAATAATACGGACGTGGAACTGGCCATTAACGAAATGGCAGCATCGTGCGGATGCACCGCCGTAAAACCATCAAGTCGCACGCTTGCGCCTCACTCAACAATTGAATTCGCGGTGGAGTTGGATACGCGGGGCAAATCGGGAAGGACCTCCGCAAAGGTTCTAGTTGCCCTATCGGATAATTCCACACGGGAATTCAATCTTTCTGGATACGTGTACAACAAGGTGCTCCCTCCGCTGGACTTCAAATCCGTGACCAATTCGGAGTCCGTTGTCCGGTCTTTTGATTTAAATTGGCCAGTTAAGTCTGAATTCGCTATTGCGGAAATTATATACGACAGGGAGTTGTTTGATGTCCGTACGGAAGATCATTCCAGAGAGAAGACGAGCACCATCAGCGTATCTCTCGTTCCGGGAGTCCCGTACGGCGTTTTCAATTCGGTCGTGGAGATTCGGACGAACAGCCCGGAGCAGCCAAGCTACACGCTTTCGGTGATGGGTTATGTCGAGCATCCCATCGAGATCATCAGCGACCGATTGGCGGCGGGTATGCTTGATCCGGGAAGGACGACAGTGCTTACTGCGGAATTCAAAGCACCGTACGGAGGCGTTCTTACGGTGAAAAATGCCAAGTACGTGACGGGTATATCGGGCGCGTGGAGGTTTCTGGGAGAGAGGGATGACATTTACTTGCTGGAGTTCGAGCTGATTCCTCCGGAAAGTCCTGAGGAGAAGGTCGCAATAGCGACATTGCAGGTTGAAGCGTCCGTGGGGGAGTACACGCGTACTTTTGAAATCGAGGGGATGGGTATCGTAACCCGAACGACGCCTGTGGCAGAGAAGACTCCGTAG
- a CDS encoding carboxypeptidase regulatory-like domain-containing protein, which translates to MSASQSDVIHPGAIGGRLFNEDGSPGTGIEISAQPLPMNTSDFGNEALSPPVVAQPDERGVFHINNLPFGNYAVQAQAEGRIARASCRLNRETPVADVLLVLQESAGIAGRVVDPAGAGVPGATIYPLLLDGKERQSSALLADVTLADGEGNFALPWLEAGVWTLQARAPGFAPTMSIPIATGTLDAVIQLEPGVPVSGRTVEGGAPAAEVKVTLATVGIDAPDLTVTSDVQGSFIFDAVGPGNYELRGAKVGQIVKNAPIQLAVANLPQEGLVLELVPGGVARGRVTDGDTGIGISGVTVKASFEGNNRLSQVSQPSDLEGRFEVTGLNTGAHEFFASEAPGYSRFGRGQSTVKATVTSGETLEDIAIVLSRGIVVTGHVVDTEGKPVGGAFVNGRVQGWQDQQTTGQDGAFTLSRLKGGELIRVLARTSSAISPEYVLDIPPAGLKDVDLVLELATDGLIAGVVVDRRSQPFHGRVSLALADEAAHRTTNRTNTDAEGRFLFANVAAGSYKIGASPADGVGRELLRLTMKPGQQVRDLRLVFDEEASLEISGKVSDESGAPVAANLRLERLEERSHIAQSMGTAVVDGTFKFQGLSEGMFSITASAPDYSNATVDDIASGSKDVSIVLSSRLSISGIVVSGENVPITDFEVAAIPAGAPVESSYFFLVPFKRVSDPEGAYSLSVDEGRYDVVARAPGFAMGRANAGPVTSEGVGGVDIVLWAQASVQGRIVDQAGQPVVGAAIFLGTLPNGAANLTDFAAARSGPEGQFEIGAPEADRGLHLSAFHRDAGAGEVVGDSNTSEPIEIQLQPVASETETEAAEREPN; encoded by the coding sequence GTGAGCGCGTCCCAGTCCGACGTAATTCACCCAGGTGCCATTGGCGGTCGCCTGTTCAACGAGGACGGTTCTCCGGGCACCGGCATTGAGATCTCGGCACAGCCCCTTCCCATGAATACGTCCGACTTCGGAAACGAAGCCCTCTCCCCGCCCGTGGTCGCCCAGCCGGATGAGCGCGGAGTCTTCCACATCAACAATCTACCTTTCGGCAACTATGCCGTGCAGGCCCAGGCGGAAGGGCGAATCGCCCGAGCCTCCTGCCGACTCAATCGCGAAACACCGGTGGCGGATGTCTTGCTGGTCCTTCAGGAATCCGCCGGGATCGCGGGGCGCGTCGTGGACCCTGCGGGTGCGGGTGTGCCCGGCGCGACGATCTACCCCTTGCTCCTGGATGGCAAGGAGCGACAATCGTCAGCACTGCTGGCGGACGTAACCCTCGCGGATGGCGAGGGAAACTTCGCCCTGCCCTGGCTCGAGGCGGGAGTCTGGACCCTGCAGGCGCGCGCACCAGGATTCGCGCCGACCATGTCTATTCCAATTGCTACGGGTACGCTGGATGCGGTAATACAACTGGAGCCCGGCGTGCCCGTGTCAGGCCGCACGGTGGAGGGGGGGGCGCCTGCGGCGGAGGTGAAGGTGACCCTTGCTACCGTGGGTATCGACGCGCCTGATTTGACGGTGACATCGGATGTGCAGGGTTCCTTCATCTTTGACGCCGTAGGGCCGGGCAATTATGAACTCCGTGGGGCAAAGGTGGGCCAGATCGTCAAGAACGCCCCGATCCAGCTTGCCGTGGCGAATTTGCCCCAGGAGGGCCTCGTGCTCGAATTGGTTCCAGGCGGCGTGGCGCGCGGTCGCGTGACCGACGGGGACACCGGCATCGGAATATCAGGCGTCACGGTGAAGGCCTCATTCGAAGGGAACAATCGGCTCAGTCAGGTTTCTCAACCATCGGATTTGGAAGGCCGCTTTGAAGTTACCGGACTCAATACCGGTGCCCACGAGTTCTTCGCCTCTGAGGCCCCCGGCTACTCCCGATTCGGTCGGGGCCAGAGCACCGTTAAGGCGACCGTTACCTCGGGCGAAACCTTGGAGGACATAGCCATCGTGTTGTCGCGGGGCATCGTGGTGACGGGACACGTCGTTGACACCGAAGGCAAACCGGTTGGGGGTGCGTTCGTAAATGGGCGGGTACAGGGTTGGCAGGATCAGCAGACCACCGGGCAGGACGGGGCTTTTACCCTGAGCCGTCTGAAAGGGGGAGAACTTATCCGCGTGTTGGCCCGCACCTCGAGCGCAATCTCGCCCGAATACGTACTCGACATTCCCCCTGCGGGCCTGAAGGATGTAGACCTGGTCCTGGAGCTTGCCACTGACGGACTGATCGCGGGCGTGGTGGTGGACCGGCGGAGCCAGCCCTTTCACGGTCGTGTTTCCCTCGCCCTGGCGGATGAAGCGGCCCATCGCACCACGAATCGCACGAACACCGATGCCGAAGGGCGCTTTCTCTTTGCCAACGTGGCTGCGGGCAGCTACAAAATCGGTGCGAGTCCGGCGGACGGTGTCGGGCGGGAACTGCTTCGTCTTACGATGAAACCCGGACAGCAGGTGCGCGATCTACGGTTGGTCTTCGATGAAGAGGCCTCCCTGGAAATCTCGGGCAAGGTATCCGACGAATCGGGCGCGCCCGTCGCGGCCAACCTGCGCCTGGAACGGCTGGAGGAGAGAAGTCACATCGCCCAGTCCATGGGAACTGCCGTGGTCGATGGCACGTTCAAATTTCAAGGGCTGTCCGAGGGGATGTTCAGTATCACCGCGTCCGCACCGGACTATTCCAATGCCACGGTCGACGATATCGCCTCGGGGAGCAAGGATGTTTCCATCGTGCTCTCCAGTCGCTTGAGCATTAGCGGAATCGTGGTTTCCGGCGAAAATGTTCCGATCACCGATTTTGAAGTGGCAGCTATCCCCGCGGGCGCACCCGTCGAATCGTCGTACTTCTTCCTCGTACCGTTTAAGCGTGTTTCGGACCCCGAAGGGGCCTACAGCCTCTCTGTGGATGAAGGGCGTTACGACGTGGTCGCGCGGGCGCCCGGCTTTGCCATGGGCCGGGCCAACGCAGGCCCCGTCACCTCCGAAGGCGTCGGGGGTGTGGACATCGTGCTGTGGGCGCAAGCCTCGGTTCAGGGGCGTATAGTCGACCAGGCGGGACAACCCGTCGTCGGCGCCGCGATTTTCCTGGGCACGCTTCCGAATGGCGCGGCAAACCTCACGGATTTCGCGGCCGCCCGATCCGGCCCGGAGGGCCAATTTGAGATCGGTGCGCCCGAGGCCGACCGGGGGCTGCACCTCAGTGCGTTCCACCGCGACGCTGGCGCGGGGGAAGTTGTCGGAGACAGCAACACGTCGGAGCCGATAGAGATCCAGCTACAGCCTGTCGCGTCCGAAACCGAGACGGAGGCCGCCGAAAGGGAGCCCAACTGA
- a CDS encoding tryptophan-rich sensory protein produces MIKTALKNTFSFILAQVLCFSAAGIGGAFTATSVRTWYPEIAKPTWTPPPWVFGPVWTTLYAMMGLALWLVWRSGKWTETRGAVTLFLAQLALNAVWSIIFFGARNPGLAFGEILLLWCALVATMVAFWRHSKVATALLAPYLAWSSFAACLNFTIWRMN; encoded by the coding sequence ATGATCAAGACCGCACTGAAAAATACGTTCTCATTTATCCTCGCGCAGGTGCTTTGTTTCTCGGCTGCGGGGATTGGCGGAGCCTTTACGGCGACCTCTGTTCGCACGTGGTATCCGGAGATTGCGAAACCCACATGGACGCCACCGCCCTGGGTGTTTGGGCCGGTGTGGACGACGCTGTATGCGATGATGGGCCTGGCGCTTTGGCTGGTGTGGCGGTCGGGCAAGTGGACGGAGACGCGGGGCGCGGTGACGCTGTTTCTGGCACAGTTGGCGCTGAACGCGGTCTGGTCGATCATCTTCTTCGGGGCGCGGAATCCAGGCCTCGCTTTTGGCGAGATCCTGCTGCTGTGGTGCGCGCTGGTGGCCACCATGGTGGCGTTCTGGCGGCACTCGAAGGTGGCGACCGCGCTGCTGGCGCCTTACCTGGCGTGGAGCTCTTTTGCGGCCTGCCTGAACTTCACCATCTGGCGGATGAACTGA
- a CDS encoding transposase has protein sequence MESSSENEELNEVPHSHFLQRDSPVQIDRRNLPHWRLSGVFNYVTWRLFDSLPQEKLNAWRTEKHAWLMQHPKPWNASTSSQYRDLFPKRLDGWLDAGYGGCYLRRAECAQIVSNAFHFFDGVRYDLASYVVMPNHVHALFLLRDGMELERVTGSIKGFTAREINKVLGRSGTLWQHEGFDHLLRGVQQLEGCLTYIRRNPEDAGLKAGEFIHYESPGFKDFEKWL, from the coding sequence ATGGAAAGTTCTTCTGAAAACGAGGAGCTCAACGAGGTTCCGCATTCGCACTTCCTTCAGCGCGATTCGCCGGTTCAGATTGATCGGCGAAATCTTCCCCACTGGCGCCTCTCTGGAGTATTCAACTACGTCACCTGGCGCCTTTTTGATTCGTTGCCACAGGAAAAGCTCAACGCATGGCGCACTGAAAAGCATGCGTGGCTTATGCAGCACCCGAAACCCTGGAATGCCTCCACTTCCAGCCAATACCGCGATCTGTTTCCAAAGCGACTGGATGGCTGGCTGGATGCGGGCTACGGTGGATGCTATTTGCGCAGAGCGGAGTGCGCTCAAATCGTCTCGAACGCTTTTCACTTCTTCGATGGCGTTCGCTACGACCTGGCATCTTACGTGGTCATGCCGAACCACGTGCATGCGCTATTCCTGCTTCGCGACGGAATGGAACTGGAAAGGGTGACAGGGTCCATCAAGGGATTCACCGCCAGGGAAATCAATAAGGTGCTTGGGCGTAGCGGCACCCTGTGGCAACACGAAGGATTTGATCATCTCCTGCGTGGCGTACAGCAGCTTGAAGGTTGCCTTACTTACATTCGTAGAAATCCGGAGGATGCCGGGCTCAAAGCCGGAGAGTTTATCCACTACGAATCTCCCGGCTTCAAGGATTTTGAAAAGTGGCTTTGA